A stretch of Nonomuraea africana DNA encodes these proteins:
- a CDS encoding SAM-dependent methyltransferase, whose product MTTDPVTLRPVGQVVGGRSEMFEDDWHDVRAVIRLDGESFTASAVLGLEHFSHLEVVFLFDRIDPATVPSEPRPPRGSPSAAPVGVFAHRGPYRPNRLGVSRCRLLAVDGLSLHVADLDAVSGSPILDVKPYLAEFAPRDPVIQPAWATELMSRYY is encoded by the coding sequence ATGACAACGGACCCGGTGACCCTGCGACCGGTCGGCCAGGTCGTGGGCGGCCGCAGCGAGATGTTCGAGGACGACTGGCACGACGTCCGAGCCGTGATCCGGCTGGACGGGGAGTCCTTCACCGCCTCGGCCGTGCTCGGCCTCGAGCACTTCTCCCACCTGGAGGTGGTGTTCCTCTTCGATCGGATCGACCCGGCCACCGTGCCCAGCGAACCCCGCCCTCCGAGAGGGAGCCCGAGCGCGGCACCCGTGGGGGTCTTCGCCCACCGCGGGCCGTACCGCCCCAACCGCCTGGGCGTCTCCCGCTGCCGGCTGCTCGCCGTGGACGGCCTGAGCCTGCACGTCGCCGACCTGGACGCAGTGTCAGGCTCGCCGATCCTGGACGTCAAGCCGTACCTGGCCGAGTTCGCCCCCCGCGATCCGGTCATCCAGCCGGCCTGGGCCACCGAACTCATGAGCCGCTATTACTGA